A single Cyclopterus lumpus isolate fCycLum1 chromosome 1, fCycLum1.pri, whole genome shotgun sequence DNA region contains:
- the LOC117750532 gene encoding E3 ubiquitin-protein ligase TRIM21-like isoform X1: protein MSSVRCLLSEDQFQCSICLDVFTDPVTTPCGHNFCKKCITKHWNSYLLTYRFQCPLCNEAFTTKPDLRVNTFMSEMVSQFRQSAQQKASSSSSEQQESKPGEVPCDVCTGTKLKALKSCLVCLVSYCETHLEPHLTMSGLKRHQLIDPVENLEDRMCTKHDKPLELFCRTDQTCVCTHCPALDHKMHMFVPLKEEYEGKKVELEKTEAELQEMIQKRRLKIQEMKQSVKRIKGNAHMEVAESVRVFTALKQSVDRGLNELIRTIEEQQKTTQKQAEAFIRELEREICQLKKRSAEVLQVSLSEDHVRLLQSFPNLKDAPPTKDWTEVSVHPPTYEGDVVRALLQMKNTLSRDMKKLFAEAELKRVQKFAVDVTLDPETAHPELILSADGKQVNHWDVKRSLPDNPERFSHYNFVLGKQSVSSGRFYFEVQVTGKPKWNLGVARESVNRKGNITMTPEYGYWSIWLRNGNQYKALARPSVLLSLKSRPQKVGVFVDYEEGLVSFYDVEDAALIHSFAGCSFKEKLFPFFSPCRNDGGQNPAPLIIRPVNQTA, encoded by the coding sequence ATGTCTTCTGTCAGATGTCTGCTGTCTGAAGATCAGTTCCAATGCTCCATCTGTCTGGATGTGTTCACTGATCCAGTCACCACACCATGTGGACACAACTTCTGCAAGAAGTGCATCACTAAACACTGGAATagttacttacttacttacagGTTCCAGTGTCCCTTGTGTAATGAGGCGTTCACCACGAAACCGGATTTGAGAGTCAACACCTTCATGTCTGAGATGGTTTCTCAGTTCAGACAGTCGGCTCAAcagaaagccagcagcagcagctcagagcaaCAAGAGTCCAAACCAGGAGAAGTTCCCTGTGACGTCTGCACTGGAACCAAACTGAAGGCCCTGAAGTCCTGCCTGGTGTGTCTGGTTTCCTACTGCGAGACTCACCTGGAGCCTCATCTGACAATGTCAGGCCTGAAGAGACATCAGCTGATAGACCCTGTGGAGAACCTGGAAGACAGGATGTGTACGAAGCACGATAAACCTCTGGAGCTGTTCTGTAGGACCGACCAGACGTGTGTCTGCACACACTGTCCCGCTTTAGACCACAAGATGCACATGTTTGTTCCTCTGAAGGAAgaatatgaaggaaagaaggtcgaGCTGGAGAAGACAGAGGCTGAACTTCAGGagatgatccagaagagacgACTGAAGATTCAGGAGATGAAACAATCAGTGAAGCGCATCAAGGGAAATGCCCACATGGAGGTCGCAGAGAGCGTTCGTGTCTTCACTGctctgaagcagtctgttgacCGAGGCCTGAACGAGCTCATCAGAACGATAGAAGAGCAGCAGAAAACGACACAGAAGCAGGCGGAAGCTTTCATCAGAGAGCTGGAACGGGAAATCTGCCAGCTGAAGAAGAGAAGCGCTGAGGTGCTGCAGGTCTCACTGTCTGAAGACCACGTTCGCCTCCTTCAAAGCTTCCCGAACCTGAAAGATGCTCCGCCCACCAAGGACTGGACGGAGGTCAGCGTCCATCCACCGACATACGAGGGGGACGTGGTGAGAGCTTTGCTTCAGATGAAGAACACGCTCAGCAGAGACATGAAGAAGCTGTTCGCTGAGGCTGAGCTGAAGAGGGTCCAGAAGTTTGCGGTGGATGTGACTCTTGATCCTGAAACAGCTCATCCTGAACTCATCCTGTCTGCTGACGGGAAACAAGTGAATCACTGGGATGTGAAGAGGAGTCTCCCAGACAACCCGGAGAGATTCTCTCATTATAATTTTGTGTTAGGGAAGCAGAGCGTCTCCTCGGGCAGATTTTACTTTGAGGTTCAGGTTACAGGGAAGCCTAAATGGAATTTAGGAGTGGCCAGAGAGTCGGTCAACAGGAAGGGAAACATCACAATGACCCCCGAATATGGTTACTGGAGCATATGGCTGAGAAATGGAAATCAGTATAAAGCTCTTGCTCGTCCTTCAGTTCTTCTGTCCCTGAAGTCTCGTCCTCAGAAGGTGGGGGTGTTTGTGGACTATGAGGAGGGTCTGGTCTCCTTCTATGACGTAGAAGATGCAGCTCTCATCCACTCCTTCGCCGGCTGCTCCTTCAAGGAGAAACTCTTCCCGTTCTTCAGCCCCTGTCGGAATGATGGTGGTCAAAACCCCGCCCCTCTGATCATCCGTCCCGTCAATCAAACTgcctga
- the ero1b gene encoding ERO1-like protein beta isoform X1 — MWKVTLQAFGVLLLACLLGNFVLVGWFQRNDVKPQTQQREDPSGASETRDPSAASGTRDPNGASGTRNPSAALDDRDQRGASGTRDPSGASDTRNPSAASGTRDPTGASGTRNPSAALDDRDQRGASGTRDPSGASGTRDPSAAPGTRDPTEASGTRNPSAASDDRDQRGASDDRDQSCFCHLTGVLDDCFCDVESIDVFNNFKIYPRIKKLTGKDYFRYYRVNLRRPCPFWPDDGHCSIKDCHVESCPESKIPVGIKSGNYNKYSQAPSEIADVTECEQVKELGAINSTLSNRSKQAFADWARHDDAQDNFCELDDETSPDSEYVDLLLNPERFTGYKGPSAWRVWNSIYEENCFKPRSVYRPLNPLAPSRGDDDEEVFYKWLEGLCLEKRVFYRLISGLHSSINIHLCAEYLLDEGWSRSVWGPNPQEFRQRFDTAETKGEGTRRLKNLYFLYLIELRALYKVAPYFERAFINLYTGNLKEDGATKDLLLQVFNEIKSFPMHFDEKSMFAGHKIEAKILKEDFRLHFKNISRIMDCVGCSKCRLWGKLQTEGLGTALKILFSEKEIQKLPEHSPSKGFQLTRQEIVALINGFGRLSTSIHQLHSFRLLLDDNR; from the exons ATGTGGAAAGTGACTTTACAAGCGTtcggtgttttgttgttggccTGTTTACTCGGGAACTTTGTCCTCGTCGGTTGGTTTCAGCGGAACGACGTAAAACCCCAAACGCAGCAGCGCGAGGACCCGAGCGGAGCCTCGGAAACCCGGGACCCGAGCGCAGCCTCGGGCACTCGGGACCCGAACGGAGCCTCGGGCACCCGGAACCCGAGCGCAGCCTTGGACGACCGGGACCAGAGAGGAGCCTCGGGCACCCGGGACCCGAGCGGAGCCTCGGACACCCGGAACCCGAGCGCAGCCTCGGGCACTCGAGACCCGACCGGAGCCTCGGGCACCCGGAACCCGAGCGCAGCCTTGGACGACCGGGACCAGAGAGGAGCCTCGGGCACCCGGGACCCGAGCGGAGCCTCGGGCACCCGGGACCCGAGCGCAGCCCCGGGCACCCGGGACCCGACCGAAGCCTCGGGCACCCGGAACCCGAGCGCAGCCTCGGACGACCGGGACCAGAGAGGAGCCTCGGACGACCGGGACCAGAGCTGCTTCTGCCAT CTGACGGGCGTCCTGGACGACTGCTTCTGCGACGTGGAAAGCATCGACGTCTTCAACAACTTCAAGATCTACCCTCGAATCAAGAAGCTGACGGGCAAAGACTACTTCAGATACTACAGG gtgaacctgAGGCGGCCGTGTCCCTTCTGGCCCGACGACGGACATTGTTCCATCAAAGACTGCCATGTGGAGTCCTgtccagag AGTAAGATCCCGGTGGGCATCAAGTCTGGGAACTACAATAAG tacTCTCAAGCACCGAGCGAGATCGCGGACGTGACGGAGTGCGAGCAGGTCAAAGAGCTGGGTGCCATCAACAGCACCCTAAG TAACCGGAGTAAACAGGCGTTCGCCGACTGGGCGAGACACGACGACGCTCAGGACAACTTCTGTGAGCTGGACG atgaAACCTCTCCAGATTCTGAGTACGTGGACCTGCTGCTGAATCCGGAGCGATTCACTGGATACAAGGGTCCTTCGGCCTGGAGAGTCTGGAATAGCATCTACGAGGAAAACTGCTTCAA GCCCAGATCGGTGTACcgacctctgaaccctctggcGCCGAGCAGAG GAGACGACGATG AAGAGGTTTTCTACAAGTGGCTGGAAG GTCTGTGTTTGGAGAAGAGGGTCTTCTACCGACTCATCTCGGGCCTCCACAGCAGCATCAACATCCACCTGTGTGCCGAGTACCTGCTGGACG AGGGCTGGAGCCGGTCGGTCTGGGGTCCGAACCCTCAGGAGTTCCGGCAGCGCTTCGACACGGCGGAGACGAAGGGCGAGGGCACGCGGCGCCTCAAGAACCTCTACTTCCTGTACCTGATCGAGCTGCGGGCGCTCTACAAGGTGGCGCCCTACTTCGAACGGGCGTTCATCAACCTGTACACGGGGAACCTGAAGGAGGACGGAGCCACCAAggacctgctgctgcaggtctTCAACGAGATCAA ATCGTTCCCGATGCACTTTGATGAGAAGTCCATGTTCGCCGGACACAAAATCGAAGCCAAAATATTAAAG gaggatTTCCGCCTCCAtttcaaaaacatctccaggATCATGGACTGCGTCGGCTGCAGTAAATGTCGCCTGTGGGGAAAACTGCAG aCCGAGGGTCTCGGCACGGCTCTGAAGATCCTCTTCTCCGAGAAGGAGATCCAGAAGCTCCCCGAACACAGCCCCTCCAAAGGCTTCCAGCTGACGCGCCAGGAGATCGTGGCCTTGATAAACGGCTTCGGCAG gttgtCCACCAGTATTCATCAGCTCCACAGTTTCCGCCTGCTGCTGGATGACAACAGGTAA
- the ero1b gene encoding ERO1-like protein beta isoform X2, with translation MWRGICLFLPFVVLGGRLYSELTGVLDDCFCDVESIDVFNNFKIYPRIKKLTGKDYFRYYRVNLRRPCPFWPDDGHCSIKDCHVESCPESKIPVGIKSGNYNKYSQAPSEIADVTECEQVKELGAINSTLSNRSKQAFADWARHDDAQDNFCELDDETSPDSEYVDLLLNPERFTGYKGPSAWRVWNSIYEENCFKPRSVYRPLNPLAPSRGDDDEEVFYKWLEGLCLEKRVFYRLISGLHSSINIHLCAEYLLDEGWSRSVWGPNPQEFRQRFDTAETKGEGTRRLKNLYFLYLIELRALYKVAPYFERAFINLYTGNLKEDGATKDLLLQVFNEIKSFPMHFDEKSMFAGHKIEAKILKEDFRLHFKNISRIMDCVGCSKCRLWGKLQTEGLGTALKILFSEKEIQKLPEHSPSKGFQLTRQEIVALINGFGRLSTSIHQLHSFRLLLDDNR, from the exons ATGTGGAGAGGGATTTGCCTCTTCCTGCCTTTCGTGGTGCTCGGTGGACGGCTGTACTCGGAG CTGACGGGCGTCCTGGACGACTGCTTCTGCGACGTGGAAAGCATCGACGTCTTCAACAACTTCAAGATCTACCCTCGAATCAAGAAGCTGACGGGCAAAGACTACTTCAGATACTACAGG gtgaacctgAGGCGGCCGTGTCCCTTCTGGCCCGACGACGGACATTGTTCCATCAAAGACTGCCATGTGGAGTCCTgtccagag AGTAAGATCCCGGTGGGCATCAAGTCTGGGAACTACAATAAG tacTCTCAAGCACCGAGCGAGATCGCGGACGTGACGGAGTGCGAGCAGGTCAAAGAGCTGGGTGCCATCAACAGCACCCTAAG TAACCGGAGTAAACAGGCGTTCGCCGACTGGGCGAGACACGACGACGCTCAGGACAACTTCTGTGAGCTGGACG atgaAACCTCTCCAGATTCTGAGTACGTGGACCTGCTGCTGAATCCGGAGCGATTCACTGGATACAAGGGTCCTTCGGCCTGGAGAGTCTGGAATAGCATCTACGAGGAAAACTGCTTCAA GCCCAGATCGGTGTACcgacctctgaaccctctggcGCCGAGCAGAG GAGACGACGATG AAGAGGTTTTCTACAAGTGGCTGGAAG GTCTGTGTTTGGAGAAGAGGGTCTTCTACCGACTCATCTCGGGCCTCCACAGCAGCATCAACATCCACCTGTGTGCCGAGTACCTGCTGGACG AGGGCTGGAGCCGGTCGGTCTGGGGTCCGAACCCTCAGGAGTTCCGGCAGCGCTTCGACACGGCGGAGACGAAGGGCGAGGGCACGCGGCGCCTCAAGAACCTCTACTTCCTGTACCTGATCGAGCTGCGGGCGCTCTACAAGGTGGCGCCCTACTTCGAACGGGCGTTCATCAACCTGTACACGGGGAACCTGAAGGAGGACGGAGCCACCAAggacctgctgctgcaggtctTCAACGAGATCAA ATCGTTCCCGATGCACTTTGATGAGAAGTCCATGTTCGCCGGACACAAAATCGAAGCCAAAATATTAAAG gaggatTTCCGCCTCCAtttcaaaaacatctccaggATCATGGACTGCGTCGGCTGCAGTAAATGTCGCCTGTGGGGAAAACTGCAG aCCGAGGGTCTCGGCACGGCTCTGAAGATCCTCTTCTCCGAGAAGGAGATCCAGAAGCTCCCCGAACACAGCCCCTCCAAAGGCTTCCAGCTGACGCGCCAGGAGATCGTGGCCTTGATAAACGGCTTCGGCAG gttgtCCACCAGTATTCATCAGCTCCACAGTTTCCGCCTGCTGCTGGATGACAACAGGTAA